Proteins encoded by one window of Fibrobacter sp. UWT2:
- a CDS encoding DUF4357 domain-containing protein, with translation MEKKERFLQIRVDNPNGIRIVSEARAPFKAYIIPRNCLSEASGLKGNKLGIYFLFDEKRTKVYVGQTGNGIGRLQTHDRQEIFRWSVAIMFIFTERDSWLPIINDLETYAIVCLKRICEQNTDYYKLQNKQKLNEDEKKLTRFSQAKDTFEEMVFWLAVFDYNIEPSNTCSDKVDSSFIPVEATRGGIKANGLFNTNDGSVIVKAGSEVRLDNPANGRSIEKLRQEYKDKGKIKKVKGKYFLQEDVPFEKLSPAAEFVIGGSCNGKTEWKSDGKTLKERFEL, from the coding sequence ATGGAAAAAAAAGAACGATTCCTTCAAATTAGGGTGGACAATCCTAATGGCATTCGCATAGTTAGTGAAGCAAGAGCTCCGTTTAAAGCATACATTATCCCTCGTAACTGTTTGTCAGAAGCATCTGGACTAAAGGGAAACAAATTAGGAATATATTTTCTTTTTGATGAAAAACGAACAAAGGTTTATGTTGGTCAGACTGGAAATGGAATCGGCAGATTACAAACGCATGATCGACAAGAAATATTTCGTTGGTCTGTAGCAATTATGTTTATATTTACGGAAAGAGATTCTTGGTTACCAATAATAAATGATTTAGAAACATATGCCATTGTTTGTTTAAAAAGAATTTGCGAACAGAACACAGATTACTATAAACTTCAAAACAAACAAAAACTTAACGAGGACGAGAAGAAATTAACAAGATTCTCTCAAGCAAAAGATACCTTTGAGGAAATGGTCTTTTGGCTAGCCGTATTTGATTATAACATTGAACCTTCTAACACCTGCTCAGATAAAGTTGATTCTTCTTTTATCCCAGTTGAAGCAACTCGTGGTGGAATAAAGGCGAATGGATTGTTTAATACCAATGATGGTTCTGTAATTGTCAAGGCAGGTTCGGAAGTTCGCTTGGACAATCCTGCCAATGGTAGGAGCATTGAAAAGCTCCGCCAAGAGTACAAAGACAAAGGTAAAATCAAGAAAGTAAAAGGAAAATACTTTCTCCAAGAAGATGTTCCTTTTGAAAAATTGTCTCCTGCGGCCGAATTTGTCATTGGAGGCAGTTGCAATGGCAAAACGGAATGGAAATCTGATGGCAAGACTTTGAAAGAACGCTTTGAGTTATAG
- a CDS encoding FISUMP domain-containing protein codes for MPIVTKKQNRENTSINHLIKNCSPNEFVDERDGNVYKTVKIGNQIWMAENLRYKPEKDADCSLPPYFDYVTMAEHIYRPLPYEIDDITKIWRLHKKLGLTDNIWSKFGCLYRWTSDVQKLAPKGWRIPTNRDFLQLAKFLETQGDGKTAIALKSKTFWEKDKYYGCGGTDSFGFCALPSGFFYYEKRHKENPDLIWEDLGRAIGRSAHYWTSTGGSSALSWKISHIHRNEYPIEILHEEDFLTNESLTQDSYFAIRCIREDSIVDNTFPYSKIYSPPKPSFSVPPSKEESVPWNPSFGAYTDQRDGRVYRTVIIGNQEWFAEDLKFKGKATYNPKDALECIPEGWRIPSSLDVEELRNFCQIHSKNTFGTVAKSTSGWLPCTDYYKNLDESKFKESLKNSIKSAPMGIDRFGLCITPTSSIRNCSGKLALFWLEGCHHFWSFSYYSDDCLIYRSSSRDVLAIRCVRNIEE; via the coding sequence ATGCCTATAGTGACCAAAAAGCAAAATCGAGAAAATACTTCTATAAACCATCTTATAAAGAATTGTTCTCCAAACGAATTTGTTGACGAGCGTGATGGAAATGTCTACAAGACTGTTAAAATAGGCAATCAAATTTGGATGGCAGAAAATCTTCGCTATAAGCCAGAAAAAGATGCAGATTGTTCTTTGCCTCCATATTTTGACTATGTAACAATGGCAGAACATATTTATCGTCCCTTACCATACGAAATCGATGATATAACCAAGATATGGAGGCTTCATAAGAAATTAGGATTGACCGATAATATATGGTCAAAATTTGGTTGTCTGTACCGTTGGACATCTGACGTCCAGAAACTTGCTCCAAAAGGATGGAGGATTCCGACAAACCGGGATTTCTTGCAATTAGCCAAGTTTTTGGAAACACAAGGCGATGGCAAAACCGCTATAGCTTTGAAAAGCAAAACATTTTGGGAAAAAGACAAGTACTACGGATGCGGCGGAACGGATTCTTTTGGTTTTTGCGCTTTGCCGTCGGGCTTTTTTTATTATGAAAAAAGACACAAAGAAAATCCAGATCTCATTTGGGAGGATCTTGGGCGTGCCATAGGACGAAGTGCTCACTATTGGACGTCTACAGGAGGATCTTCGGCATTATCATGGAAAATTTCTCATATACATAGAAATGAATATCCTATTGAGATCCTGCACGAGGAAGATTTTCTCACTAATGAATCTTTGACGCAAGACTCTTATTTTGCCATTCGATGCATAAGAGAAGATTCTATTGTAGACAATACATTTCCCTATTCAAAAATATATTCTCCTCCCAAGCCAAGTTTTTCTGTTCCCCCGAGTAAGGAAGAATCTGTTCCGTGGAATCCGTCCTTTGGAGCATATACCGATCAAAGAGATGGTCGCGTGTATCGAACTGTCATAATTGGAAATCAGGAGTGGTTTGCAGAAGATCTGAAATTTAAGGGTAAAGCGACTTATAATCCAAAGGACGCATTAGAATGTATTCCAGAAGGTTGGCGTATTCCATCATCTTTGGATGTTGAAGAATTAAGAAATTTTTGCCAAATTCACAGCAAAAACACTTTTGGAACTGTTGCCAAAAGTACCTCAGGTTGGTTGCCCTGCACTGATTATTACAAAAATCTAGACGAATCTAAATTTAAGGAATCCTTAAAGAATTCCATTAAAAGTGCACCAATGGGGATAGACCGTTTTGGACTTTGCATTACACCGACTAGTTCTATTCGCAATTGCTCTGGGAAATTGGCTTTGTTCTGGCTCGAAGGTTGCCATCATTTCTGGAGTTTTAGTTATTATAGTGATGATTGTCTGATTTACCGTTCTAGTTCACGCGATGTTCTTGCTATTCGCTGCGTAAGGAACATTGAAGAATAG
- a CDS encoding KilA-N domain-containing protein gives MKRINVMNREIKTMLVNGVDYVCITDIARQKNPVEPKDVVKNWMRSKNTIEYLGLWEMLNNPDFKGVEFDPFLKEAGSHSFTMSPSRWIEETGAIGLISKNGVNGGTFAQYDIAVKFASWVSVEFELYLVKEFQRLKAAEQAQLGWSLRRELSKINYHIHTDAIKQNLIPATLTKQQMSMVYANEADVLNVALFGFTAKEWRDAHADLQGNVRDYATVNQLICLSNMESLNSVLIKEGLPQPERLQKLNQIAISQMTVLESIGENKLLK, from the coding sequence ATGAAACGAATAAACGTCATGAACCGAGAAATCAAAACAATGCTCGTTAACGGCGTCGATTATGTCTGCATTACTGATATTGCTCGGCAAAAGAATCCTGTGGAGCCTAAGGATGTTGTGAAAAATTGGATGAGGTCAAAAAATACAATAGAATACTTAGGTTTATGGGAAATGTTGAACAATCCCGACTTCAAAGGGGTCGAATTCGACCCCTTTTTAAAAGAAGCTGGCAGCCATTCGTTCACTATGAGCCCTTCTCGATGGATTGAAGAAACTGGTGCAATTGGACTCATTTCTAAAAATGGTGTAAACGGCGGGACTTTTGCACAATATGATATCGCCGTCAAATTTGCAAGTTGGGTTTCTGTCGAATTCGAATTGTACTTGGTTAAGGAGTTCCAACGCCTCAAGGCTGCGGAACAGGCCCAATTAGGATGGTCATTACGTCGTGAACTCTCAAAAATCAACTACCATATCCATACGGACGCCATCAAGCAGAATTTGATTCCGGCTACACTTACAAAACAACAGATGAGCATGGTTTACGCAAACGAAGCCGATGTTCTAAATGTTGCGTTATTCGGATTTACTGCCAAGGAATGGCGCGATGCACACGCCGATTTGCAGGGCAATGTCCGCGACTATGCGACGGTAAATCAGCTTATATGCCTTTCGAATATGGAATCGCTGAATTCCGTCCTGATTAAGGAAGGCTTGCCGCAGCCAGAACGATTGCAAAAGCTGAACCAGATTGCGATTTCGCAGATGACAGTACTAGAATCCATCGGAGAGAACAAACTACTAAAATAA
- the mdh gene encoding malate dehydrogenase, with amino-acid sequence MARKKIALVGAGQIGGTMALVIAQKNLGDVVLIDIPQTQGMPKGKALDIMEGRSVINSSVDLQGSTDYSAIKGADVVIVTAGFPRMPGMSRDDLLDKNCGVIKTVAEAIKENAPDAFVIVITNPLDAMVYNMQKQSGLPANKVIGMAGVLDSARLACFVADELGVSVEDVKALVMGGHGDTMVSIMECVTVGGIPVSQLMSKEKFAELAKRTAGAGGEIVNLLGRGSAFYSPATSAVHMAEAYLLDKKNVFSCAAKLNGEYGVKGLYCGVPVVVGANGVEKIIEVKMSAEEKAAFDNSVEACRKNAEWVDAHT; translated from the coding sequence ATGGCAAGAAAGAAGATTGCACTTGTTGGTGCTGGTCAAATCGGTGGTACAATGGCTCTCGTTATCGCCCAGAAGAATCTTGGCGACGTTGTTCTTATCGACATTCCGCAGACTCAGGGTATGCCTAAGGGTAAGGCCCTCGATATCATGGAAGGCCGCTCTGTCATCAACTCCTCCGTGGATCTTCAGGGTTCTACCGACTACTCTGCTATCAAGGGTGCCGATGTCGTGATCGTTACCGCCGGTTTCCCGCGTATGCCGGGCATGAGCCGCGACGACCTTCTGGACAAGAACTGCGGCGTTATCAAGACTGTCGCTGAAGCCATTAAGGAAAACGCTCCGGATGCATTCGTGATCGTGATTACGAACCCGCTCGACGCCATGGTCTACAACATGCAGAAGCAGTCCGGTCTCCCGGCTAACAAGGTGATCGGTATGGCTGGCGTGCTTGACTCTGCCCGTCTCGCTTGCTTCGTTGCCGACGAACTCGGCGTGTCTGTCGAAGACGTGAAGGCACTCGTGATGGGCGGCCACGGCGACACCATGGTTTCCATCATGGAATGCGTCACTGTCGGTGGCATCCCGGTTTCTCAGCTCATGAGTAAGGAAAAGTTTGCCGAACTCGCCAAGCGTACCGCCGGTGCCGGTGGCGAAATCGTGAACCTCCTCGGCCGTGGCTCCGCCTTCTACAGCCCGGCTACTTCTGCCGTGCACATGGCTGAAGCTTACCTCCTCGACAAGAAGAACGTGTTCTCTTGCGCTGCCAAGCTGAACGGCGAATACGGCGTGAAGGGCCTCTACTGCGGCGTGCCGGTTGTCGTTGGTGCAAACGGTGTCGAAAAGATCATCGAAGTCAAGATGAGCGCCGAAGAAAAGGCTGCCTTCGACAACTCCGTTGAAGCTTGCCGCAAGAACGCTGAATGGGTCGACGCACACACGTAA
- the yfcE gene encoding phosphodiesterase, whose amino-acid sequence MRTLVLSDIHGSAFACKMALSYFDKLKCDRIFLLGDLLYHGPRNPLPGGHDPQGVVELLSPLKDKITAVRGNCDAEVDQMVLGFPCLADYAEFEENGLRLFLSHGHLYDPYLFSHYKADVYFSGHTHIFTAEKNADGVYCLNPGSTSLPKGGNPPTFGLYETFGGTTPPRFSVHHLETGKELAAVEIVIK is encoded by the coding sequence ATGCGTACTCTTGTTCTTTCTGATATTCATGGTTCCGCCTTCGCCTGCAAGATGGCGCTTTCTTACTTCGACAAGCTCAAATGCGACCGCATTTTCCTTTTGGGCGACCTTCTTTATCACGGTCCCCGGAACCCGCTGCCCGGTGGACACGACCCGCAGGGAGTTGTCGAGCTCTTGAGCCCACTCAAGGACAAGATTACCGCCGTTCGCGGCAACTGTGACGCCGAAGTGGACCAGATGGTGCTGGGATTCCCCTGTCTCGCGGACTACGCCGAATTCGAGGAAAACGGACTGCGCCTGTTTTTGAGCCACGGTCACCTGTACGACCCGTACCTGTTCAGCCACTACAAGGCCGACGTGTACTTCTCCGGTCATACACACATCTTTACAGCCGAAAAGAACGCCGATGGCGTCTACTGCCTAAACCCAGGCTCCACGAGCCTGCCCAAAGGCGGAAACCCGCCTACCTTCGGACTCTACGAAACCTTCGGTGGCACCACTCCCCCGCGATTCAGCGTACACCACCTGGAAACCGGCAAGGAACTGGCTGCCGTAGAAATCGTTATTAAATAA
- a CDS encoding amino acid ABC transporter ATP-binding protein — protein sequence MNANAETLIQVKDLCKAYGDKQILKGISLDIHRGDVIAIIGPSGCGKSTFLRQLNLLEHPTSGDILLDGKSILAKGVSKPSVRRRVGMVFQQFNLFKNMTALKNIMFAPVKLGLLTKADAETRAKELLKRIGLLERADHYPAQLSGGQQQRVAIARAMAMQPEAILFDEPTSALDPEMVGEVLKMMKDLAKTGMTMVVVTHEMSFAREVANRVLFFADGYVKEDGTPEEIFDNPKDSRLKEFLSALKK from the coding sequence ATGAACGCTAATGCAGAAACTTTAATCCAGGTCAAGGACCTTTGCAAAGCCTACGGCGATAAGCAGATTCTCAAGGGAATTTCTTTAGACATCCACCGCGGCGACGTGATTGCGATTATCGGGCCTTCGGGCTGCGGCAAGTCTACGTTCCTCCGCCAACTGAATTTGTTGGAACATCCCACGAGTGGCGACATTTTGTTGGATGGCAAGAGCATCTTGGCGAAGGGTGTGTCTAAGCCGAGTGTGCGCAGGCGTGTGGGCATGGTGTTTCAGCAGTTCAATCTGTTCAAGAACATGACTGCCCTCAAGAACATCATGTTTGCTCCGGTAAAGCTCGGACTCTTAACGAAGGCCGATGCCGAGACCCGTGCGAAGGAACTCCTGAAACGTATCGGGCTCCTGGAACGTGCTGATCATTACCCGGCGCAACTCTCCGGCGGCCAGCAGCAGCGTGTGGCGATTGCACGCGCCATGGCCATGCAGCCCGAGGCAATCCTTTTTGACGAACCCACCAGCGCCTTGGACCCCGAAATGGTCGGCGAAGTCCTCAAGATGATGAAGGACTTGGCAAAAACCGGCATGACGATGGTCGTGGTGACGCACGAAATGAGCTTTGCCCGCGAAGTCGCCAACCGTGTGCTGTTCTTTGCCGACGGCTACGTCAAGGAAGACGGCACCCCCGAAGAAATCTTCGACAACCCGAAAGACTCCCGCCTCAAGGAATTCCTCTCGGCACTGAAGAAGTGA
- a CDS encoding ABC transporter substrate-binding protein/permease, whose translation MMRKILLPFFLAFYALALVSCESKQAVIPNKVHSINDLGHKKVGVQIGNTADIYASDFGGDTAKIDVDRYTKLADAVQALLQGKIDAVMSDDQPAKAFVRQNPSLRILEEVFVEEMYAGVVAKGNEALLDTVNQALAQMKLDGTYDSLFNTYINRSGNYHYQKKVTEGPKLVLSTNAQFPPYEYYENAKITGFDIEVVNYIADFMNRTVEIQDIEFDAIINAVSSGKADVGFAGFTVTEERKKSINFTTPYTLSKIVVIVRGDEAAVSEESFVDHLHKNFVKEDRWKFIVTGLCNTLIISFFAALLGILIGFVIAQIRTSNEFNGRLKVLNGIARVYLAVIRGTPMMIQLLIIYYIVFSSVNVNKILVAIVAFGVNSGAYVSEIIRSGIKGVDPGQIEAGRSLGLRFRTILYSIVYPQAFKNSLPALTNEFISLIKETSICGYIGLTDLTRGGDIIRSMTYEAMLPLLAVAAIYFILVAGLSSCVAKLEKRLKKNER comes from the coding sequence ATGATGCGAAAAATCCTCCTCCCATTTTTTTTAGCGTTTTACGCGCTCGCCCTGGTTTCTTGCGAAAGCAAGCAGGCGGTAATCCCCAATAAAGTCCACAGCATTAACGATCTCGGCCACAAGAAAGTGGGTGTGCAGATCGGCAACACCGCCGATATTTACGCGTCCGATTTCGGCGGCGATACGGCAAAAATCGACGTGGATCGCTACACGAAACTGGCCGATGCCGTGCAGGCGCTGTTGCAGGGGAAAATCGATGCGGTCATGAGTGACGACCAGCCGGCCAAGGCCTTTGTGCGGCAGAATCCGTCGCTCCGCATTCTCGAAGAAGTCTTTGTCGAAGAAATGTACGCGGGCGTGGTCGCGAAGGGCAACGAAGCGTTGCTCGATACGGTGAACCAGGCACTCGCCCAGATGAAACTGGACGGAACCTACGATTCCCTCTTTAACACCTACATCAATCGCAGCGGCAATTACCATTACCAGAAGAAAGTGACCGAAGGCCCGAAGCTGGTGCTTTCAACGAACGCCCAGTTCCCGCCGTACGAATACTACGAAAACGCCAAAATTACCGGTTTCGATATCGAAGTGGTCAACTATATTGCCGACTTCATGAACCGCACGGTTGAAATCCAGGATATCGAATTCGATGCGATTATCAATGCGGTTTCTTCGGGCAAGGCCGATGTGGGCTTCGCGGGCTTTACCGTGACCGAGGAACGCAAGAAGTCCATCAACTTCACGACTCCGTATACGCTCTCGAAAATTGTCGTGATTGTCCGCGGTGACGAGGCTGCTGTGAGCGAAGAATCCTTCGTTGATCACCTGCACAAGAATTTTGTGAAAGAGGACCGCTGGAAGTTCATTGTCACAGGCCTTTGCAACACGCTGATTATTTCGTTCTTTGCAGCCCTCCTCGGCATTTTGATTGGCTTTGTGATTGCGCAAATCCGCACCAGCAACGAATTCAATGGCCGCCTTAAGGTTCTGAATGGAATCGCCAGGGTGTACCTCGCCGTGATTCGCGGAACGCCGATGATGATCCAGCTGCTCATCATTTATTACATCGTATTCTCGTCGGTGAACGTGAACAAGATTCTCGTGGCGATTGTCGCTTTCGGCGTGAACTCCGGTGCATACGTCTCCGAAATTATCCGCAGCGGTATCAAGGGGGTAGATCCGGGGCAGATCGAGGCGGGGCGCAGCCTTGGCCTCCGTTTCCGCACGATTCTTTACAGCATCGTTTACCCGCAGGCTTTCAAGAATTCGCTCCCGGCACTCACGAACGAATTTATCTCGCTCATCAAGGAAACTTCCATTTGCGGCTACATCGGCCTGACCGATTTGACCCGCGGTGGTGACATTATCCGCAGCATGACCTATGAGGCCATGCTCCCGCTCCTTGCTGTAGCGGCCATCTACTTTATCCTGGTGGCAGGACTTTCGTCTTGCGTTGCAAAGCTTGAAAAGAGGTTGAAGAAAAATGAACGCTAA